DNA sequence from the Streptomyces canus genome:
GGTCTACGGCCACAGCGCCGGCGCCTACTCCACCTTCGGTCTGCTCGGCGCCTCCTCCGCCGATGGCCTGTACCGGCGACTGGCCGGGTTCTCCGGCGGGCCCGCTCGTAGCGTCCCGGCCTGGTGGGCCGAGGAGCTCGCGCACCTGTTCGTCACCGAACTCGGCGTAGCGGACAACCCGGAGAAGCTGCTCGACCTCGACGCGGTCTCCCTGAGGGACGCCCTGCGCAAGGTCGCCCCGACGGACCTCGGAGTCCGCGGCGGGGTGGACAACAAGGCCACCGGCGTCGTCCTGGACATCGGGCAGCCCGGCGCGGTGGTGCACGCCCATCCCATGGACGTCCTGGCCTCGGGCGCGCACCGCGATGTCGACGTGCTGCTGAGCATGGCGAGCGACGACATGGGCTGGTGGGTGGCGAACGACCTCGACCGTTTCGACCCGCACACCCTCGACCGCGTCGTCGACGAGGTTGCGGGGTGGCGTATTTCCCGCTCCCGCGCGAAGAAGATCGTCGATGCCTACGACCGGGGCGGCCGTACCCCGGCCGAGGTCCGCGCCGCGGTCATGGCGGACTACCTCTTCGCGCTCCCCGCGGCCCGCGGCGCCCTGGCGCACGCCGCCGCGGGCGGCACCGCCCATCTGCTGATGATCGGGCCCGCCGAGGGCGCGCCCGCGGTGCACGGCACCGAGATGTACGCCCTGGTCGGCCAGGAACAGCCGGGCCGCAGCGCCGAACAGGCCGAGCGTGACACGCGTATCCGCGACATCGTGCTCGACTTCGTCACCGGCGAGCAGACCCGACTGTGGCCCGCCGTCACGGACCGGCCCATTTCGGGAAGCGTCGGAAACCCGCCCTTCGAGGCCCATGCCCACTACCAGGCGGCGCTCGACCTGTGGGAGGGCATCGACCGCCCCTGACGGTCGCCGCGCGATCCCGAAATGCAGAACGGCGCAGGGTCACCACTGACTGATCACCCGGGCACCTGTGCCTGGAGCCCCGGCTCCGCCTTCACATTCCCGGGGACGAACAGAACAAGGAGCTCGGCATGAGTCAATCGACAGCAACCGGCGGCGCCGCACCGGCCACGATGCGGGCCGTCGTCGTCACCCGGCCCGGCGGCCTCGACGCACTTCAGATCAAGGACGTGCCGGTGCCCGTCCGCAAGCCCGGGTGGGTGCGGATCAAGGTGAAGGCGTTCGGCGTCAACGAGTCGGAGGTCACCACCCGCAAGGGCGAGTCGGATGCGGTGGTCACCTACCCGCGCGTGCCCGGCATCGAGGGCGTCGGCGTGGTCGACGAGGCCGACGAGGACAGCGGGCTGCGGCCGGGACAGCAGGTGGCCACGATGATGGGCGGCATGGGCCGCTCGTATGACGGCGCGTACGCCCAGTACGTCACCGTCCCCGCCGGGCAGGTCATCCCGTTCGAGACCAGCCTGCCGTGGGACGTCGTCGGCGCGCTGCCCGAGATGTTCCAGACCGCCTACGGATCCCTGACCCGCGGCCTGGACCTCAAAGCCGGACAGACGCTGCTGATCCGCGGCGGCACCTCCACGGTCGGGCTGAGCGCGGCCACCATCGCGAAGGACCTCGGCGCCACCGTCATCTCCACCACCCGCAGCCCCGACCGGACCGGGGAACTGCGGGCCGCGGGCGTCGACCATCCCCTGGTCGACAACGGCACCCTCGCCGACCAGGTGCGCGAGCTGATCCCCGACGGCGTCGACGCCGCCCTGGAACTGGTCGGCTGCTCGGTCCTCCCCGACACCCTGCGCACCGTCCGCCGGCACGGCACGGTCTGCTTCACCGGAGCCCTGGCAGGCCAGTGGTCCATCCCGGACTTCACCCCGTTCATGATCCCCTTCGGGGTACGCCTGACCTCCTACGGCGGTCAGGCCAGCGACCTTCCGGCCGACGTCTTCGCCCACCAGCTCCAGGCCATCGCCGCCGGACGCCTCAACGTCCCGGTCGCGAAGGTCTACCACGGCCTGGAACAAGTCCGAGACGCCCAGGCCGACCTCGAATCCGGCACCACGCCGGGCAAGCACGTCGTCGTCCTGGACGACTGAAAGAAACACATCCCCTGGTTGGCCGACAGGCACCGGCTGGGGCATGCACAAAGAAAGGGAGGACGCCGTGGGCGTCAACAAGGAAGAAGTCAGCAAGACCCTCATCGAGCTGGAGAAGTCGTACAACGAACGGTTCAGCGTCGGCGACCCGGGCGGCTACCTGGACGGCTTCGCGGACGAGGTGAGCTACTTCGACCCGATCCTCGGGAACATCGTCGTCGGCAAGGAGAAGACCGTCGCGTGGCTGTCGTCCATCTACTCCCACCCGCACATCGTGCGCAGCGAGTACCTCAACCCGACGGTCCACGTCGGCGACAGCGGCGACTTCGCCGTCCTGGCTTACAACCTGAAGACCTACGTGCTCGACGAGGACGGCAACGAGAAGCAGCGGCGCGCCTGGAACGCCACGCACGGCTACCGGCTCGTCGACGGTCAGTGGCTCATCGTGCACTCCAACTGGGCGTTCTCCCAGACCGTGACCGAAAGGATCGCCTCCTGACCGCGGCGCAGCCTGTGGGCCCCAGCCTGACCGGGTTCCTCCGGCATGGCGAGCGGGGCCCCGCCTGTGCCGCCGGCATCCGGCCAGTGGTCGTCCCAGCCGCACCGATCAGCTCCGAGACACGCCCCGCGACACCAGCGCACCCGAACGTCAGGATCCCATGATCACCGACACCGCAACCGACGCCTACAGCTCCTTCACCGTGACCGACCTGGAATCGACCCGCGCCTTCTACCACGACGTACTCGGACTGAACGTCGAAGACCAGGACGCCATGCTCACCATCCGCCTCCCCGGCGGCGCGAGCACCGTCGCGTACGCCTCCCCCAACCACCAACCAGCACGATTCACCATCCTCAACATCGTCGTCCCTGACCTCCCCAGTACTGTCGCGGACCTCACCCGACGCGGCGTGGATTTCGAGCGCTACGACGGAGTGCAGATCGACTCAGACGGGATCTACCGCGCCAACGGCCCCTGGTTCGCCTGGTTCACCGATCCCTCCGGCAACGTTCTTGCCGTCTGCGAACGCGACCTCCGCACGGCCGGCGCGAGGCGTACCGGATGATCGACGGCGACTGGCACGTCGGGCACTCCCACTGGGCGTTCACGCAGACCGCGAAGGCAGCCATCTCCTCCTGACGGGCAAGGCGCCTCCGCCGCGTTTGCATCACGCGCCGGTCCTCGCCTCGCCGGCAGCGAAGGCGGCCGGGGTGAGGCCCGTGCGGTCGCGGAAGAAGCGGCCGAAGTTCGCAGGGTCGGTGAAGCCGAGGTGGACGGCCACGGTCCGGGCATCCCACCGGGCAGCTCCCAGCAGGCGCCGGGCTTCCAGGAGGCGCCGCTCGTCGATGAGTTCACGCACCCCCTTGCCGGTGGCGTCCCGGGCGGCCCGGCTGAGGGTGCGGACCGAGCAGCCGAGCAGTTCGGCGTAGTCCGCGGCTTGGTGCAGTTCACGGAAGTGCAGTTCCAGGGCGTCCAGGAAGCGTCCGTACCTGTCGGAGCGGCCCGTGCCGGCCGTGGCCGTGCCATCGAGGGCGATGCCCGGGGAGTTGGCCAGACGCAACAGCAGCGATTCGAGCAGGCTGCGGCGCAGAGCGTGGTGGATGTCGAGGGGGCGCCGCCCGAGTGCGCGGTGTTCGTCCAGGAGCTGGAGCGCCGTCTGCTGGAGCCAGGCGGCGTCATCGGCTTGCGGGCTCAGCACGGCCGGGGCGTCGTGCGCGGTGAGCGGGGCCAGCAGACGGGCGATGTCGGGCCGCAGTACATCCGGTTCGAACAGGACGAACGGGCCGCGGGCGGAACCGGGCGGATGAAAGCACAGCGTGTGTCCGGGACGCACCCAGAGCCACTGGCCGGGGGCGATGGTCCGCGTGACGTGGTCGACGTCGTGCAGCAGCTCGCCCTCGGTGACGGCGATGAGGTAGTGGAAGGTGGCGCGGACCGGACGGGGCGGGTTCCACGGCCAGTCGTCGTGCTGGGCGAAGAAGTCCTCGATGGTGTTCACCTCCAGGCCGTACGGAGTACCGACCGGGGGCTGGAAACCGTACAGCGGAACCGCAGCCGGTTCAGCCCGTCTGCTTGGGCTGGGGTGTCGCTTGTTGACCATCATGTGTCCGCAGTTTACTGCGCCTTATGTCGGTTTCGGGGAGAGAGTGGGAGGCGCGCCACGACCGCGCGGCGCGCCACTCGCGTCATGGGGTGCCCAGCCCGAGCTCGCCCGATGAAGGAAACGTTCTTGAACGAAACGACCCTGCACAGGACCGCCGCCGCCTGCGCCGAGGAGCTTCCCGGAGCCCAGCTCGAGTATCCCTTCGGTGACGACTGGGAGGTCTTCAAAGTACGAGGCAAGGTGTTCATGCTGATGACCGACGTCCCGGGGCGTCCCGTCGTGATCCTCAAGGCGGACCCCGGCGAGGCCGAGGCCCTGCGGGAGCAGTACAGCCACATCACCCCCGGCTACCACATGAACAAGAAGCACTGGATCACCCTGGAGAGCGGGGAAGGCGTCGACGAGGAGCTCGTCAGGGAGCTCGTCACCGACTCCTACCGGCTCGTCGTCGCCCACCTGCCCAGGGCCGAGCGGCCCGTCGACCCGCACAGCTACGGCACCGGCACGCGGGCGGCCCGGTGAGCGCGGCTGGTGACCGGTTCCAGGACACCGCCCGCCAGACGGCCCTGGCCCTCCCCGACGTCAGCCACGGCTACCCCTTCACCCCGGGACTCGACGTGTACAAGGTCGCGGGCAAGATCTTCCTGATCGTCACCGACGACCCGGACGACCAGATCATCACGGTCAAGTGCGAACCCGAACACGCCCGCGCGCACGTACGCGGCTACGCCTCGATCACACCGGGCCGCTACCTCGACAAACGCCACTGGATCTCGCTCGGTCCTGGCCCCGGCATCACCGAGCGGCTGATCACCGACGCGGTCTAGGATTCCTACGACCTGGTCGTCGAGCGGCTGCCGCGACACAACCGCCCCAGTGTCCGATGAACGCCGCGAGCTTCCCCACGATCGGCTGAGCCGACGCCTGTCAGTGCCCTGTGCACGGCTGGCCACGTCCGCACACGTCCGCCTGCGACCCGAGAGACCGATGGAACCAACCGAAGCGACCCTGCCGCTCTTCGGCGAGGAGCCCTCCCGGCCCCTCGCCGACCGCCTGCGCCCCACCCAGCTGGACGACGTCGTCGGGCAGGACCACCTCCTTGGCCCGGACGCCCCGCTGGGCCGCATGGTCGCCCAGCAGCGCCTCGGCTCCGCCATCCTGTGGGGGCCGCCCGGCGTCGGGAAGACGACCATCGCCCGGCTCCTCGCGGACGCCGGGAACCTGGCCTTCGAACCGGTGTCGGCCACCTTCTCCGGCGTGGCTGATCTGCGGAAGGTGTTCGCCGCCGCGCGCAGCCGACGCGGCATCGGCCAGGGCACCCTGCTGTTCGTCGACGAGATCCACCGCTTCAACCGTGCCCAGCAGGACAGCTTCCTGCCCTACGTCGAGGACGGCACGGTCACCCTGATCGGCGCCACCACGGAGAACCCGAGCTTCGAACTCAACGGCGCCCTCCTGTCCCGCACCCAGGTCCTCGTCCTCAAACGCCTCGACGAAGCCGCACTGTCCACGCTCCTCGACCGCGCCGAGCAGCTCACCGGCCACCATCTGCCCCTGGACGACGACGCCCGCCGCGCACTGATCGCCATGGCCGACGGCGACGGCCGCTACCTCCTCAACATGGCCGAACAGATTCAAGCCCTCCCGGACACCGAAACCACCCTGGACACCGCCGGGCTCGCCCATCACATCCAGCAGCGCGCCCCCTTGTACGACAAGGCGCAGGAGGGCCACTACAACCTGATCTCCGCGCTGCACAAGTCGATGCGCGGCTCCGATCCGGACGCAGCCCTGTACTGGCTCGCCCGCATGCTCGACGGCGGCGAGGACCCCCTGTTCGTCGCCCGCCGCCTGGTCCGCTTCGCGAACGAGGACATCGGCATGGCCGACCCGCACGCCATCCAGCAGGCCCTCGCCGCCTGGGACGTGTACGAGCGACTGGGCTCCCCCGAGGGCGAGTTGGCGATCGCCCAGGCCGTCGTCTACCTCGCCGCCGCCCCCAAGTCCATCGCCGTCTACCGCGGCTTCAACGCCGCACACCGATCCGCCCGGCACACCGGCTCACTCATGCCACCCGCCCACATCCTCAACGCCCCGACCCGACTGATGAAGAACCTCGGCTATGGCAAGGACTACCAGTACGACCCGGACACAGCCGACGGCTTCTCCGGTGACGACTACTTCCCCGACGACATGGGCCGCGAGACGTACTACCAGCCCACCCGCAACGGCTACGAAGCCCAGATCGCCGAGCGCCTGCGCCACTGGGCCGCTCTACGTGCCCGCCGGCAACGCGGCTGACCGGCCGACGCCCGCGACGTCCTTTCCGAAGGAGAGAACAGATGGCAGGCCGGACAGCAGCAGACTTTTCGATGGTGTCCCGCCGAGTGGTGTAGCAGCGATCTCTGCATAGCCCCTGGTCATGGGGCGGCCATCGCGCAACTCTCCGAGTAGCGAAGCTCGTTGAGTGAGAGGTGACACGATGGCCTTGTCCCAGCATGACTTACTCCGCCTGATGGAGTCACTGCGTACGGCGGACGGAATCGAGTTGATCAGGGTCCTGGCCCAGCGGTCCTGCAGGAACTCATCGAGGCCGAGGCCATACTGCCTCGGGTAGGCGGTCGGCGAGAGGCTTGACGCCCGTCCGTGCGACCGCGCGGACTCTACTGCCTGAGGTCGATCATGCGGACCGGCTGCCCCGTCGTGCGAGCGATGGTTTCGAAGTCGTGGTCGAAGTGGAGCAGGGTGAGGCCTGCTTCTTCCGCGGCGGCGGCCACCAGGAGATCGACGGGGCCCGCACTGCGGTGTTCCCCTTTGGTGGTCAGTTGTTCCTGGACGATGCGGGAGCGGCGGTAGGTGCCGTCAGGCATGTGGCACCACGCGTAGTGGGCGTCGAGTGCAGCCTTCAGTCGCGCGCGGTCCGCGGCTGAGCGGGCCGAGTAGAGGACCTCGAGTTCGGTGATGTCGCAGATCGCGACGAGGCCGGCGCCGATCCTGTCGTCCCACTCAGTTGTGGTCTGGCGGAGCAGGACGCGGGCGAGGGCGGAGGTGTCGATGAGGTAGTCGGCGACGGTCACGGCCGGTACTGGTTCTTGTTCAGGAGAATGTCGATGTCCAGGGCTCCGTCGGTCACCAGTTGCCGGGCGTCTTCGAGTGCGCGCAGGCGCCGGTAGCGGGCGGTGACCTCGCGCAGGGCGGTGTTGATGGTGTCGCGCTTGGTGGTGGTGCCGAGTTCCTTGGCGGCTTCTTCCAGTGCCTCGTCGTCGAGGTCGATCACGGTGCGACTCAAGATGGCCTCCTCATGCACACTGCGGTGTATATCAATATACATGATTGATTGTATATTGATGGGTTGGCGCACCCCTCGGTGGTCTGTTCTCAGATCCGTGGCCTTGCAGCGAGTGCGTCAGAAGAGGGGTGTGTGCAAGGGACTTCCCGGGGGCTCCTAATCCTTGAGTAAGCGGTTCCGGTTGGCTCCGTCAGGGGCGGCCCGGACTGTTGATGTGGTGCGGTTTGCGGCGGCCTCGTGGGCACCGGGCTGACCCCTCTGGGTTCCTGGTCCTCTGAGACCTTCTGAAAGACCGGTGGCGCCCGGTGTCTTCGGGCCGCTGCGAAACCCACCGGCCTGTGCCGAACGTTGATCGTCGTGGTGCAAGCCCTCCGCACGGTGACCCCCGCGTACTCCGCGAGCCGTTCGAGCTCTGATCGAGACCGGGGCCCGCGCGGTGCGCTGGTGTCGCGAACGGCTGGTGAGATGGCGGACCGTCGAGTCCTGGGATTAGGTCGCCGCGTGGCCCGCACAGGCTTGTCACCTGCGCAAACGCACGATGAGAGGGGAACGGCTTGAGCGTGTTCTGCGGGATCGACTGGGCCGAGTCGCACCACGATGTGGCCCTGGTAGATCAAGACGGCCAGCTGGTGGCCAAGCGCCGCATCAGCGACGACCTCGCCGGCTACCGGCTGCTGCTGGACCTGCTCGCCGAGCACGGCGACAGCCCCGAGACGCCGATACCAGTGGCCATCGAGACCTCCAGTGGCCTGCTCGTGGCCGTCCTGCGCACCGGCCGGCGGAAGATCTTCGCCATCAACCCGCTGGCCGCCGCCCGCTACCGCGACCGTCACGGCGTCTCGCGCAAGAAGTCCGACCCCGGCGACGCCCTGGTCCTGGCCAACATCCTGCGCACCGACATGCACGCCCACCGGCCACTGCCCGACGACAGCGACCTCGCCCGCGCCATCACCGTCCTGGCCCGCGCCCAGCAGGACGCCGTCTGGGCCCGCCAGCAGATCGCCAACCAGATCCGCTCGCTGCTGCGCGAGTACTACCCCGTCGCCCTGGACGCCTTCCTCGGCAAGCAAGGCGGCCTGACCCGGCCCGAGGCCCGCGCGGTGCTCGCCGTGGCGCCGACCCCGAGCACGGCGGCCCGGATGACCCTGCCGCAGCTGCGGGCCGCGCTCAAACGGGCCGGCCGCAGCCGCGGCATCGACGCCGAAGCCGAACGCCTCAAGACCGCCTTGCGGTTCGAGCAGGCCCACCAGCCCACGCTCGTCGAGGAGGCCATGGGTCGACAACTGCTCGCGCTGCTCACACAGTTGGATGCGGCCTGCAAGGCCGTCGAGGACCTCACCGAGGCGGTGGAGGCGTCTTTTCGTCGGCACCCGGACGCTGAAATCCTGCTCAGCTTCCCCGGCATGGGCATCCAGCTCGGCGCCCGGGTGCTCGCCGAGATCGGTGACGACCGCGCGCGGTTCGCCGATGCCCGGGCACTGAAGGCATACGCAGGATCGGCCCCCATCACCCGTGCCTCGGGCAAGAAACGCTTCGTCGGACGCCGCTACATCAAGAACAACCGCCTGACCAACGCCGGCCATCAGTGGGCCTTCGCCGCGCTCACGGCCTCGCCCGGAGCAGCTGCCCACTACCGGCGACGGCGCGACCGCGGAGACTGGCATGCCCAGGCCCAGCGGCACCTGTTCAACCGCATGATCGGCCAGCTCTACCACTGCCTGCAGACCCGGCAGCACTTCGACGAACAGCATGCCTTCACCTCCTCCTCGGCGGATCTGGCCGTAGCGGCTTGAC
Encoded proteins:
- a CDS encoding carboxylesterase family protein, which produces MTATAPKAPTAPGVRSRWGIPYATAERYRRPVVADFDPDRPYDRKGVVSVQSDSGDWLEADSGMGEDCLNLNVWAPEQPADKALPVAVYVHGGGFEFGANTQITSNAAGLAASGRVVGVSVNYRLGALGALSLSQYGGRLAEASNLFLQDVIAALTWVKRNIAHFGGDPDQVTVYGHSAGAYSTFGLLGASSADGLYRRLAGFSGGPARSVPAWWAEELAHLFVTELGVADNPEKLLDLDAVSLRDALRKVAPTDLGVRGGVDNKATGVVLDIGQPGAVVHAHPMDVLASGAHRDVDVLLSMASDDMGWWVANDLDRFDPHTLDRVVDEVAGWRISRSRAKKIVDAYDRGGRTPAEVRAAVMADYLFALPAARGALAHAAAGGTAHLLMIGPAEGAPAVHGTEMYALVGQEQPGRSAEQAERDTRIRDIVLDFVTGEQTRLWPAVTDRPISGSVGNPPFEAHAHYQAALDLWEGIDRP
- a CDS encoding alcohol dehydrogenase catalytic domain-containing protein; this translates as MSQSTATGGAAPATMRAVVVTRPGGLDALQIKDVPVPVRKPGWVRIKVKAFGVNESEVTTRKGESDAVVTYPRVPGIEGVGVVDEADEDSGLRPGQQVATMMGGMGRSYDGAYAQYVTVPAGQVIPFETSLPWDVVGALPEMFQTAYGSLTRGLDLKAGQTLLIRGGTSTVGLSAATIAKDLGATVISTTRSPDRTGELRAAGVDHPLVDNGTLADQVRELIPDGVDAALELVGCSVLPDTLRTVRRHGTVCFTGALAGQWSIPDFTPFMIPFGVRLTSYGGQASDLPADVFAHQLQAIAAGRLNVPVAKVYHGLEQVRDAQADLESGTTPGKHVVVLDD
- a CDS encoding YybH family protein, with amino-acid sequence MHKEREDAVGVNKEEVSKTLIELEKSYNERFSVGDPGGYLDGFADEVSYFDPILGNIVVGKEKTVAWLSSIYSHPHIVRSEYLNPTVHVGDSGDFAVLAYNLKTYVLDEDGNEKQRRAWNATHGYRLVDGQWLIVHSNWAFSQTVTERIAS
- a CDS encoding VOC family protein, translating into MITDTATDAYSSFTVTDLESTRAFYHDVLGLNVEDQDAMLTIRLPGGASTVAYASPNHQPARFTILNIVVPDLPSTVADLTRRGVDFERYDGVQIDSDGIYRANGPWFAWFTDPSGNVLAVCERDLRTAGARRTG
- a CDS encoding helix-turn-helix domain-containing protein — translated: MMVNKRHPSPSRRAEPAAVPLYGFQPPVGTPYGLEVNTIEDFFAQHDDWPWNPPRPVRATFHYLIAVTEGELLHDVDHVTRTIAPGQWLWVRPGHTLCFHPPGSARGPFVLFEPDVLRPDIARLLAPLTAHDAPAVLSPQADDAAWLQQTALQLLDEHRALGRRPLDIHHALRRSLLESLLLRLANSPGIALDGTATAGTGRSDRYGRFLDALELHFRELHQAADYAELLGCSVRTLSRAARDATGKGVRELIDERRLLEARRLLGAARWDARTVAVHLGFTDPANFGRFFRDRTGLTPAAFAAGEARTGA
- a CDS encoding MmcQ/YjbR family DNA-binding protein; translation: MNETTLHRTAAACAEELPGAQLEYPFGDDWEVFKVRGKVFMLMTDVPGRPVVILKADPGEAEALREQYSHITPGYHMNKKHWITLESGEGVDEELVRELVTDSYRLVVAHLPRAERPVDPHSYGTGTRAAR
- a CDS encoding MmcQ/YjbR family DNA-binding protein, translated to MSAAGDRFQDTARQTALALPDVSHGYPFTPGLDVYKVAGKIFLIVTDDPDDQIITVKCEPEHARAHVRGYASITPGRYLDKRHWISLGPGPGITERLITDAV
- a CDS encoding replication-associated recombination protein A yields the protein MEPTEATLPLFGEEPSRPLADRLRPTQLDDVVGQDHLLGPDAPLGRMVAQQRLGSAILWGPPGVGKTTIARLLADAGNLAFEPVSATFSGVADLRKVFAAARSRRGIGQGTLLFVDEIHRFNRAQQDSFLPYVEDGTVTLIGATTENPSFELNGALLSRTQVLVLKRLDEAALSTLLDRAEQLTGHHLPLDDDARRALIAMADGDGRYLLNMAEQIQALPDTETTLDTAGLAHHIQQRAPLYDKAQEGHYNLISALHKSMRGSDPDAALYWLARMLDGGEDPLFVARRLVRFANEDIGMADPHAIQQALAAWDVYERLGSPEGELAIAQAVVYLAAAPKSIAVYRGFNAAHRSARHTGSLMPPAHILNAPTRLMKNLGYGKDYQYDPDTADGFSGDDYFPDDMGRETYYQPTRNGYEAQIAERLRHWAALRARRQRG
- a CDS encoding PIN domain nuclease: MTVADYLIDTSALARVLLRQTTTEWDDRIGAGLVAICDITELEVLYSARSAADRARLKAALDAHYAWCHMPDGTYRRSRIVQEQLTTKGEHRSAGPVDLLVAAAAEEAGLTLLHFDHDFETIARTTGQPVRMIDLRQ
- a CDS encoding type II toxin-antitoxin system VapB family antitoxin, encoding MSRTVIDLDDEALEEAAKELGTTTKRDTINTALREVTARYRRLRALEDARQLVTDGALDIDILLNKNQYRP
- a CDS encoding IS110 family transposase codes for the protein MSVFCGIDWAESHHDVALVDQDGQLVAKRRISDDLAGYRLLLDLLAEHGDSPETPIPVAIETSSGLLVAVLRTGRRKIFAINPLAAARYRDRHGVSRKKSDPGDALVLANILRTDMHAHRPLPDDSDLARAITVLARAQQDAVWARQQIANQIRSLLREYYPVALDAFLGKQGGLTRPEARAVLAVAPTPSTAARMTLPQLRAALKRAGRSRGIDAEAERLKTALRFEQAHQPTLVEEAMGRQLLALLTQLDAACKAVEDLTEAVEASFRRHPDAEILLSFPGMGIQLGARVLAEIGDDRARFADARALKAYAGSAPITRASGKKRFVGRRYIKNNRLTNAGHQWAFAALTASPGAAAHYRRRRDRGDWHAQAQRHLFNRMIGQLYHCLQTRQHFDEQHAFTSSSADLAVAA